One part of the Tenacibaculum sp. 190130A14a genome encodes these proteins:
- a CDS encoding DinB family protein gives MIDAIEKNLQRGIKLLSSITDEQYSNNTIPPYFSSIGSNMRHILDVFSCIFNGVDCCCVDFSDRERNTLAEQKTAEGIAYFERIIKQLKALEAEDFDKIISVTDDLGTGRVTANYTLGSALIQAHSHAIHHYASIGFIINQLGIELPDADFGYNPTTPRLAKVDS, from the coding sequence ATGATTGACGCCATCGAGAAAAATCTTCAACGAGGAATTAAATTATTAAGTTCTATAACAGATGAACAGTACAGTAATAATACGATACCTCCGTATTTTTCAAGTATTGGAAGTAATATGCGTCATATTTTAGATGTGTTTTCTTGTATTTTTAATGGAGTTGATTGCTGTTGTGTTGATTTTTCTGATAGAGAAAGAAACACCTTAGCTGAGCAAAAAACAGCAGAGGGAATTGCGTATTTTGAAAGGATAATTAAACAATTAAAAGCGTTAGAAGCAGAAGACTTCGATAAAATAATTTCTGTTACGGATGATTTAGGTACGGGAAGAGTTACCGCCAATTACACTTTAGGTAGCGCTCTAATTCAAGCGCACAGTCATGCCATACATCATTATGCCAGTATTGGATTTATCATAAATCAATTAGGAATAGAATTACCAGATGCTGATTTCGGTTATAATCCAACCACGCCACGATTAGCGAAGGTCGATTCATAA
- the murQ gene encoding N-acetylmuramic acid 6-phosphate etherase has translation MDFIKTTEQDSNYNNLENMSISELLTNINNEDKTVPYAVEKSLPQIEKLIEQIVSKLKKGGRLFYMGAGTSGRLGVVDASECPPTFGVPHELVVGLIAGGDSAIRKAVEFAEDSTLQGWKDLQEHQISNNDVVIGIAASGTTPYVIAALEKCNQHNIITGCITCNKNSPLSLTAQFPIEVIVGPEFVTGSSRMKAGTAQKLVLNMLSTAAMIQLGKVKGNKMVDMQLSNNKLVDRGIRMLVNELKIDQKLASELLDKYRNVREAIKNYTTNG, from the coding sequence ATGGATTTTATTAAAACAACAGAACAAGATTCCAATTATAACAATTTAGAAAACATGAGTATTTCTGAATTATTAACCAACATCAATAACGAAGATAAAACTGTTCCGTACGCGGTTGAAAAATCACTTCCACAAATAGAAAAGCTTATAGAGCAAATCGTTTCAAAATTAAAAAAAGGTGGGCGTTTGTTTTATATGGGAGCTGGAACAAGCGGACGCCTTGGCGTTGTTGATGCAAGTGAGTGTCCTCCTACATTTGGAGTTCCTCATGAATTGGTAGTTGGATTAATTGCTGGTGGAGATAGTGCCATCAGAAAAGCTGTTGAATTTGCCGAAGATTCTACGCTGCAAGGCTGGAAAGACCTACAAGAACATCAAATATCAAATAATGATGTTGTTATTGGAATTGCTGCTTCTGGTACTACTCCTTATGTTATTGCTGCTTTAGAAAAATGCAACCAACATAATATTATTACAGGGTGTATTACATGTAATAAAAATAGTCCCTTGTCTTTAACCGCACAATTCCCTATTGAAGTAATCGTTGGCCCTGAGTTTGTTACAGGAAGTTCTCGAATGAAGGCAGGTACTGCTCAAAAGTTAGTACTAAATATGCTTTCAACTGCTGCCATGATTCAACTAGGTAAAGTGAAAGGAAACAAAATGGTTGATATGCAACTATCCAACAATAAGTTGGTAGATAGAGGTATTCGAATGTTAGTTAATGAGTTAAAAATCGACCAAAAACTTGCCAGTGAATTGCTGGATAAGTACAGGAATGTTAGAGAAGCTATAAAAAATTATACAACTAATGGATAA
- a CDS encoding D-alanine--D-alanine ligase, with translation MKERSATLEKLLNWEHWPSSMFYVPNLPYAFYLAFRAKHLAFFTAANPSIKSSGNGTESKYVTIQLVPKEFRPKSVLATPKTPFSKILEQLKEQNISFPLIAKPDIGFRGLLVKKVDSSKQLQEYLKKYPIDIIIQEFLDYENECGVFYHRNPNANSGQITSLTLKNFITVTGNGNSTLKELILKDSRAKLYYDLFVEIHKNKLLSIPKENQIVKLTAIGNHSKGTQFINGNHLITPQLVKTFDKLSKSIDGWYYGRVDLKYNDFSELENGSHFKVLEINGIIAEPTHIYDSKNYTYFKALKSIRTHWKSLFDVSIANHQKHSVPYKSTSNFIQEMFELKKYIATIKKLNT, from the coding sequence TTGAAAGAACGATCAGCAACATTAGAAAAGCTATTAAACTGGGAACATTGGCCTTCTTCAATGTTTTATGTTCCTAATTTACCCTATGCATTTTATCTTGCTTTTAGAGCTAAACATTTAGCTTTTTTTACAGCTGCAAATCCTTCTATTAAAAGTTCTGGTAATGGAACAGAAAGTAAGTATGTTACGATACAACTAGTTCCTAAAGAATTTAGACCTAAATCTGTTTTAGCAACACCAAAAACACCATTCTCAAAGATTCTAGAACAATTAAAGGAACAAAATATATCTTTTCCTTTGATTGCTAAACCTGACATTGGCTTTAGAGGTTTGTTAGTCAAAAAAGTAGATTCTTCAAAACAACTACAAGAATATCTAAAAAAATACCCAATAGATATCATTATACAAGAATTTCTTGATTATGAAAACGAATGTGGTGTTTTCTATCATCGTAACCCAAATGCAAATTCTGGTCAAATAACCTCTTTAACTTTAAAAAACTTTATAACTGTTACGGGGAATGGTAATTCTACTTTAAAAGAATTAATTTTAAAAGATTCAAGAGCTAAGCTTTATTACGATTTATTTGTTGAAATTCATAAAAACAAACTTCTTTCAATTCCTAAAGAAAACCAGATAGTTAAATTAACTGCAATAGGAAATCATTCTAAAGGAACTCAATTTATTAATGGGAATCACCTTATCACTCCACAATTAGTGAAAACATTTGATAAATTGAGTAAGTCTATTGATGGTTGGTACTATGGGCGAGTAGACTTGAAATACAATGATTTTTCTGAGCTAGAAAATGGAAGTCATTTTAAAGTATTGGAAATTAATGGAATCATAGCAGAGCCAACACATATTTATGATTCTAAAAACTACACTTATTTCAAAGCATTAAAATCGATAAGAACACACTGGAAATCACTATTTGATGTTTCTATCGCAAATCATCAAAAACATAGTGTACCCTATAAATCTACCTCAAACTTCATTCAAGAAATGTTTGAGCTAAAAAAATACATTGCTACTATAAAAAAGTTGAATACTTAA
- a CDS encoding energy transducer TonB produces the protein MKKLFLLLLVSSFSFSQTAKDELYDTFTSPNANNKLSNYLKEKIHPDLLKNITYPKNSKKIILSFQVNKENIPYRINLNTYLNKDLRASLKNAFKEYSLHNFTTKLDTRKKYSLQIISNKGTQNIINCSSVPLEISSPNCSSCDDLDFYSDINYCLNKTIRNYFYNSINYNLTDSLLNNNERVILDFKVLIDTNGKLNVSELKAPEVFKKNILKITKEYDTIFVPKMINNEPTSYYYHIKQEFEKNDAPTNIELDHNFDSVFKPNSTNTLATYFKENLTEEDIKKANLNRVNDRLKLFFELDVTGKAFKISTNSRSEQLEKKIISLFKKYDLSNSTFKNRHPVNKYFTSVIKFENGSNKVVTNSIIGYTRIPVFPSCKNSLNATMGKNCYNRTIREFFVRRFNAGLANRLGLSPGRKRIFVQFKIDKKGKITDIRCRAPHPKLKEESIRVIKKLTKASPAMYGDKPTRIGFTLPVTFNVE, from the coding sequence ATGAAAAAACTATTTCTATTATTATTGGTATCATCATTTTCTTTTTCTCAAACTGCTAAAGATGAATTATACGATACGTTTACAAGTCCAAATGCCAACAATAAACTTTCTAATTATTTAAAAGAAAAAATTCATCCAGATTTATTAAAAAACATTACTTATCCGAAAAATAGTAAAAAGATTATTTTGTCTTTTCAAGTTAATAAAGAGAATATTCCATATCGAATCAATTTAAACACCTATCTTAATAAAGATTTAAGAGCATCTTTAAAAAATGCATTTAAAGAGTATAGTCTACATAATTTTACGACAAAACTAGACACAAGAAAAAAATATTCCTTGCAAATCATTTCAAATAAAGGAACCCAAAACATTATCAATTGCAGCTCTGTTCCCTTAGAAATTTCTTCTCCTAATTGTTCATCTTGTGACGATTTAGACTTTTACAGTGATATTAACTATTGCCTAAATAAAACTATTAGAAACTATTTTTATAATTCAATAAATTATAATCTAACAGATAGTTTATTAAATAATAATGAGAGAGTTATTCTCGATTTCAAGGTATTAATTGACACAAATGGTAAACTAAATGTAAGTGAATTAAAAGCTCCTGAAGTTTTCAAAAAGAACATTCTTAAAATAACCAAAGAGTACGACACTATTTTTGTTCCGAAAATGATTAATAATGAACCTACAAGTTATTATTACCACATAAAACAAGAATTTGAAAAAAATGATGCCCCAACTAACATAGAATTAGACCATAATTTTGATAGTGTTTTCAAACCAAATTCGACAAATACATTGGCTACCTATTTCAAAGAAAACTTAACGGAAGAAGATATAAAAAAAGCCAATCTAAATAGAGTAAACGATAGACTAAAGCTTTTCTTTGAGTTAGATGTAACTGGTAAAGCTTTTAAAATATCTACCAATTCTAGATCTGAACAATTAGAAAAAAAGATTATTAGTCTATTCAAAAAATATGACCTTTCAAATTCTACTTTTAAAAATAGACATCCAGTAAATAAGTATTTTACATCGGTAATAAAATTTGAAAATGGTAGTAATAAAGTAGTTACGAATAGTATTATAGGATATACCAGGATTCCTGTTTTTCCAAGTTGTAAAAACTCTTTAAATGCTACTATGGGAAAAAACTGTTATAACCGAACTATTAGAGAATTCTTTGTTAGGAGATTTAATGCGGGCTTAGCAAATAGACTTGGACTTTCTCCTGGAAGAAAAAGAATTTTTGTTCAGTTTAAAATTGATAAAAAGGGAAAGATTACGGATATAAGATGTAGAGCTCCACATCCAAAACTAAAAGAAGAGTCTATCAGAGTTATCAAAAAACTGACAAAGGCTTCTCCTGCAATGTATGGTGATAAGCCTACAAGAATAGGTTTTACTTTACCGGTAACCTTTAATGTTGAATAA
- the trmD gene encoding tRNA (guanosine(37)-N1)-methyltransferase TrmD, whose protein sequence is MRVDIITVEPDLIKSPFENSMMKRAIEKGLAEVHFHNLREYGIGNYRQVDDYQFGGGAGMVLMIKPISECIEKLLAERDYDDIIYMTPDAKTLNQATANTLSLKENIIILTGHYKGVDQRIRDKYITQEISIGDYVLTGGELAAAVLCDAVIRLIPGVLGDETSALTDSFQDNLLSPPVYTRPSEFDGMKVPDVLLSGNFPKIEEWRNEQAYKRTQEIRPDLLED, encoded by the coding sequence ATGAGAGTAGATATTATTACAGTAGAACCCGATTTAATAAAAAGTCCTTTTGAAAACTCTATGATGAAAAGAGCTATTGAAAAAGGATTGGCTGAAGTACATTTTCATAATTTAAGAGAATACGGAATAGGAAACTACCGTCAAGTAGATGACTATCAATTTGGTGGTGGCGCAGGAATGGTACTTATGATTAAACCTATTTCAGAGTGTATTGAAAAATTATTAGCAGAAAGAGATTATGATGACATTATCTACATGACCCCAGATGCTAAAACCTTAAATCAAGCAACGGCTAATACGCTTTCTTTAAAAGAAAACATTATCATATTAACAGGCCATTATAAAGGCGTAGATCAACGTATAAGAGATAAATATATTACCCAAGAGATTTCTATTGGAGATTATGTTTTAACAGGTGGTGAATTAGCAGCTGCCGTTTTATGTGATGCAGTAATTAGACTTATACCAGGTGTATTAGGTGATGAAACATCTGCTTTAACAGATAGTTTTCAAGACAATCTATTATCACCTCCTGTGTACACACGCCCTTCGGAATTTGATGGAATGAAAGTTCCGGACGTTCTCTTGTCAGGTAATTTTCCTAAAATTGAAGAATGGCGAAATGAGCAAGCCTATAAGCGTACACAAGAGATAAGACCAGATTTATTGGAAGATTAA
- a CDS encoding DUF11 domain-containing protein codes for MIKSSIIKLWCFVLLVLTVNTVTSQTVITKTYTGGTVSIDDDTVSIPITFNSADFPNGTNIENVQVSITWTKTDGTCAVQDTGSAFHDETGFDLQGPGGTVQIAATGTWSGNTDIGNVTTVFDDSFGTSPSGTPVGGNFSPSGSLATFNGGDPVMTWNLLATDTVGQDPLCVESYSITITTTDTSTSTCLNDILLNSNPTDDFVGPAQNCSNHTGGDPTSNASDIFRYPASTACYESVDVSVTIIPDNPNSAGNPGFEGGDYVEITLTDDNGSTTTTIAGSTYNGGASNTFTATRTNPGANLIIDVFIHITGNSNASNGGACLERLRVTNVTVTGSDTTPPPTPTLSNATFDCSGTPAAPTVTDTCNSSTITGTTTTSFPITTVGTTVVTWTFTDSCGNTTTADQNVIINGCADLKLTKTVSSALPKVGDSITFTITLTNAGPLAATGVEVTDYTLPGSTATLQYVSHTTYGSSTYNQATGVWDLSSETIPLNTPVQLTITVNVIAAGQIINTAEITNNGLADTDSTEGNNN; via the coding sequence ATGATTAAAAGTAGTATTATAAAGTTATGGTGTTTTGTACTGTTAGTTTTAACGGTAAACACAGTAACGTCTCAAACAGTAATTACAAAAACTTATACTGGTGGTACTGTTTCGATTGATGATGATACAGTTTCTATTCCCATAACCTTTAATAGTGCGGATTTTCCAAACGGTACTAATATTGAAAACGTTCAGGTATCTATTACCTGGACAAAAACAGATGGAACTTGTGCGGTTCAAGATACAGGAAGTGCCTTTCATGATGAAACAGGGTTTGATTTACAAGGGCCAGGAGGAACGGTTCAAATTGCTGCAACAGGAACTTGGTCTGGAAATACAGATATAGGTAATGTGACAACCGTTTTTGATGACTCTTTTGGTACGAGCCCAAGTGGCACACCAGTAGGAGGGAACTTTTCTCCCTCAGGAAGTTTGGCAACCTTTAATGGAGGAGATCCAGTTATGACTTGGAATTTGTTGGCAACTGATACAGTTGGTCAAGATCCCTTATGTGTTGAATCGTATTCAATTACTATAACAACAACCGATACTTCGACATCTACATGTTTGAATGATATTCTATTAAATTCAAATCCAACAGATGATTTTGTAGGCCCTGCACAAAATTGTAGTAATCATACAGGAGGAGATCCAACGAGTAACGCAAGTGATATATTCAGATACCCTGCTTCAACTGCTTGTTATGAAAGTGTAGATGTTTCAGTTACAATTATTCCTGATAACCCAAATAGTGCAGGTAATCCTGGGTTTGAAGGAGGGGATTATGTAGAAATTACATTAACAGATGATAATGGTAGTACCACCACAACGATTGCTGGTAGTACATATAATGGAGGAGCAAGTAATACTTTTACTGCAACTAGAACTAACCCAGGAGCTAATTTAATCATTGATGTTTTTATACATATTACAGGTAACTCAAATGCTTCGAATGGTGGGGCCTGTTTAGAGCGTCTTAGAGTAACTAATGTAACTGTAACAGGATCTGATACAACACCGCCTCCAACACCAACTTTAAGTAACGCAACATTTGATTGTAGTGGTACTCCAGCGGCTCCAACAGTTACAGATACATGTAATTCTAGTACAATAACAGGAACAACAACAACATCTTTTCCTATAACTACAGTTGGTACCACAGTAGTTACTTGGACATTTACAGATAGTTGTGGAAATACCACAACAGCTGATCAAAATGTTATTATAAATGGATGTGCTGATTTAAAGCTTACAAAAACTGTGAGTAGTGCTTTACCTAAAGTAGGTGATAGCATAACCTTTACTATTACATTAACCAATGCAGGGCCTTTAGCGGCAACGGGAGTCGAAGTAACCGATTATACTTTGCCAGGGTCTACAGCAACTTTGCAGTATGTTAGCCATACAACTTATGGAAGTTCAACATACAATCAAGCTACTGGAGTATGGGATTTAAGCTCAGAAACAATTCCACTGAATACACCGGTTCAATTGACCATAACTGTTAATGTGATAGCCGCTGGTCAAATAATTAACACTGCTGAAATAACCAATAATGGTCTCGCAGATACAGATTCTACAGAAGGAAATAACAATTAG
- the rny gene encoding ribonuclease Y has translation MEEVLFPVLAGIIGLAIGFIIAKMLEKTKANKLIQETEKEAKSIIKEAKVEAEALKKDKILQAKEKFIELKAEHEKVILGREKKVSDVEKRIRDKESQVSSELDKNKKLNRSLEQKEADYNYKLDFLEKKESEVEKLHKRHVDMLEQISGLSADEAKTELVASLKDEAKSDAMSFIQDTVEEAKMTAQQEARKVVLNTIQRVGVEQAVENCVSVFNLESDDVKGRIIGREGRNIRALEAATGVEIIVDDTPEAIILSCFDPVRREIARLSMHKLVTDGRIHPARIEEIVKKTEKQINQEIIEVGKRTVIDLGIHGLHPELIKTVGRMKYRSSYGQNLLQHSREVANLCGIMAAEMGLNAKAAKRAGLLHDIGKVPETESELPHALLGMQWAEKYGEKPNVCNAIGAHHDEIEMKSLIAPIVQVCDAISGARPGARRQVLDSYIQRLKDLEDIAFGFNGVQKAYAIQAGRELRVMVESAKVNDAKAAELSFNISQKIQNDMTYPGQVKVTVIRETRAVNVAK, from the coding sequence ATGGAAGAAGTGTTATTTCCTGTGTTAGCAGGAATTATAGGATTAGCAATAGGTTTTATTATTGCTAAAATGTTAGAAAAAACGAAAGCAAATAAATTAATTCAAGAAACAGAAAAAGAGGCTAAAAGCATTATAAAAGAAGCTAAAGTAGAAGCAGAAGCCTTAAAAAAAGATAAAATATTACAAGCAAAAGAAAAGTTCATTGAACTTAAAGCAGAGCATGAAAAGGTAATTTTAGGAAGAGAGAAGAAAGTTTCTGATGTAGAGAAAAGGATTAGAGATAAAGAAAGTCAAGTTTCTTCAGAATTAGATAAAAATAAAAAACTTAACCGATCATTAGAGCAAAAAGAAGCAGATTATAACTATAAATTAGACTTTTTAGAAAAAAAGGAGTCTGAAGTAGAGAAACTTCATAAACGTCATGTTGATATGCTAGAACAGATTTCTGGTTTATCTGCTGACGAAGCTAAAACTGAGTTGGTAGCTTCTTTAAAAGATGAGGCAAAATCAGATGCAATGTCTTTCATTCAAGATACGGTAGAAGAAGCAAAAATGACAGCACAACAAGAAGCTAGAAAAGTAGTTTTAAATACCATTCAAAGGGTAGGAGTTGAGCAAGCAGTTGAAAATTGTGTATCTGTTTTCAATTTAGAATCTGATGATGTAAAGGGTAGAATTATTGGTAGAGAAGGACGTAATATTCGTGCTTTAGAAGCGGCTACTGGAGTTGAAATTATTGTAGATGATACTCCAGAGGCAATTATTTTATCTTGTTTTGATCCAGTACGTAGAGAAATTGCACGTTTATCAATGCATAAATTGGTTACGGATGGAAGAATTCACCCAGCAAGAATTGAAGAAATTGTTAAAAAGACAGAAAAGCAAATTAATCAAGAAATTATTGAGGTTGGTAAGCGTACTGTGATTGATTTAGGAATACATGGATTACATCCAGAATTAATAAAAACTGTGGGTAGAATGAAATACCGTTCTTCTTATGGTCAAAACTTATTACAACACTCGAGAGAAGTTGCTAACTTATGTGGTATTATGGCGGCTGAAATGGGCTTAAATGCAAAAGCAGCGAAAAGAGCTGGATTACTGCATGATATTGGTAAAGTTCCAGAAACTGAAAGTGAATTGCCGCACGCTTTATTAGGAATGCAATGGGCAGAAAAGTATGGAGAAAAGCCAAATGTATGTAATGCAATTGGTGCTCACCATGATGAAATTGAGATGAAAAGTTTGATAGCACCGATTGTACAAGTTTGTGATGCTATTTCTGGAGCAAGACCAGGAGCAAGACGTCAGGTATTAGATAGTTATATTCAAAGGTTAAAAGATTTAGAAGATATTGCTTTTGGGTTTAATGGAGTACAAAAAGCGTATGCTATTCAGGCAGGTAGAGAATTACGTGTGATGGTAGAAAGTGCAAAAGTAAATGATGCAAAAGCAGCAGAATTATCATTTAATATTTCTCAAAAGATTCAAAATGATATGACATATCCTGGTCAAGTAAAAGTAACAGTGATTAGAGAAACTAGAGCTGTTAATGTTGCAAAATAG
- the rplS gene encoding 50S ribosomal protein L19: MDLVKFVQDEFVTKNELPEFGAGDTITVYYEIKEGNKTRTQFFRGVVIQKRGSGSSETFTIRKMSGTIGVERIFPINLPSIQKIEVNKRGKVRRARIYYFRGLTGKKARIKERRN; the protein is encoded by the coding sequence ATGGATTTAGTAAAATTTGTACAAGACGAATTTGTAACAAAAAACGAATTACCAGAATTTGGTGCTGGTGATACAATCACTGTTTATTACGAAATTAAAGAAGGTAACAAAACTCGTACTCAGTTCTTTAGAGGAGTTGTTATTCAAAAAAGAGGAAGCGGTTCTTCAGAAACTTTTACTATCAGAAAAATGTCTGGTACTATTGGTGTTGAGCGTATTTTCCCAATTAACTTACCTTCTATTCAAAAGATTGAAGTTAATAAAAGAGGTAAAGTTCGTAGAGCTCGTATCTACTACTTCAGAGGTCTTACTGGTAAGAAAGCAAGAATCAAAGAAAGAAGAAACTAA
- a CDS encoding cell division protein ZapA: MAKLKVNVVIAGRNYPLSVNNVEEEEGMRRAAKNINELIAKFEENYAVSDKQDVLAMCALQFASRVEIEKLASSIETEKALKKINELTQKLAQHI; encoded by the coding sequence ATGGCAAAATTAAAAGTTAATGTTGTAATAGCTGGAAGAAATTACCCTTTAAGTGTGAATAATGTTGAAGAAGAGGAGGGGATGAGAAGAGCAGCAAAGAATATTAATGAATTAATTGCTAAATTTGAAGAAAATTATGCAGTTTCTGATAAGCAGGATGTATTAGCTATGTGTGCTTTACAATTTGCTTCAAGAGTAGAGATAGAAAAGTTAGCGAGCTCTATAGAAACTGAAAAGGCGCTAAAAAAAATAAATGAACTAACACAAAAGTTAGCTCAACACATATAA
- a CDS encoding NADP-dependent isocitrate dehydrogenase: MSKTAKIMYTKTDEAPALATRSFLPIVKAFTKSSNIEIEIKDISLAGRILANFSDMLPEDQRVEDALAFLGELATKPEANIIKLPNISASVPQLKAAVKELQALGYALPDYPEDANTEEEKAILARYNKVKGSAVNPVLREGNSDRRAPKAVKNYAKKNPHSMGAWSADSKTHVATMTDGDFAHSEKSVTVPTATDIQIVHTDANGIKTVLKEKVSLLADEVIDASVMSKKALLAFLDKQVQDANEQGILFSLHMKATMMKVSDPIIFGHAVRTFFKDLFEKHGDTFEQIGVDVNNGFGNLLSNLEEVSADKKAEILADIDAIYAKNPDVAMVDSDRGITNLHVPSDIIIDASMPAMIRTSGQMWNKEGKQQDAKAIIPDSSYASLYQATIDFCKENGAFDPTTMGTVPNVGLMAKKAEEYGSHDKTFQIASNGTVEVVDANGTVLISHNVEEGDIWRMCQTKDAPIQDWVKLAVTRAKATQTPAVFWLDKNRAHDAELIKKVEAYLPNHDTSGLEIHIMSVAEATAFTLQRTKEGKDTISVTGNVLRDYLTDLFPILELGTSAKMLSIVPLMNGGGLFETGAGGSAPKHVQQFVKENHLRWDSLGEFLALAVSLEHLSETNNNPKAKVLADALDEAIETLLDNKKSPSRKAGELDNRGSHFYLAMYWAQQLANQDADAELKAQFTSVAEAFESNEATIVEELNKIQGDAVNIGGYYEPKDELADAAMRPNTTLNSILASI, translated from the coding sequence ATGAGTAAAACAGCTAAAATTATGTATACAAAAACGGATGAAGCTCCAGCGTTAGCTACTCGTTCGTTTTTACCAATTGTAAAAGCTTTTACAAAATCTTCAAACATTGAAATCGAAATAAAAGATATTTCATTAGCAGGAAGGATACTAGCTAATTTTTCAGATATGTTACCTGAAGATCAGCGTGTAGAAGATGCTTTGGCATTTTTAGGTGAGTTAGCTACAAAACCAGAAGCTAACATTATCAAATTACCAAACATTTCTGCTTCTGTACCTCAGTTAAAGGCAGCAGTTAAAGAATTACAAGCATTAGGATATGCTTTACCAGATTATCCAGAAGATGCAAATACTGAAGAAGAAAAAGCAATTTTAGCTCGTTATAATAAAGTAAAGGGTTCTGCGGTAAATCCTGTTTTACGTGAAGGAAACTCAGACAGACGTGCTCCAAAGGCAGTTAAAAACTATGCTAAGAAAAATCCACATTCAATGGGAGCTTGGAGTGCAGACTCTAAAACGCACGTAGCAACAATGACTGATGGTGATTTTGCACATAGTGAAAAATCTGTTACTGTACCAACTGCAACGGATATACAAATTGTACACACAGATGCTAACGGAATCAAAACAGTACTAAAAGAAAAAGTTTCTTTGTTAGCAGACGAAGTTATTGACGCTTCTGTAATGAGTAAAAAGGCATTATTAGCATTCTTAGATAAGCAAGTACAAGATGCTAATGAACAAGGGATTTTATTCTCTTTACATATGAAAGCTACGATGATGAAAGTTTCTGACCCTATCATTTTTGGGCATGCAGTACGTACTTTCTTCAAAGATTTGTTTGAAAAACACGGAGATACATTTGAACAAATAGGTGTTGATGTTAATAATGGTTTTGGAAACTTATTAAGCAATTTAGAAGAAGTTTCTGCTGATAAAAAAGCAGAGATTTTAGCTGATATTGACGCAATTTATGCAAAGAATCCAGATGTGGCAATGGTTGATTCTGATAGAGGAATAACTAATTTACACGTGCCGTCTGATATTATCATTGATGCTTCTATGCCAGCAATGATTCGTACTTCAGGACAAATGTGGAATAAAGAAGGAAAGCAACAAGATGCTAAGGCAATAATTCCTGATAGCTCTTATGCTTCTCTATACCAAGCAACAATTGATTTCTGTAAAGAAAATGGTGCTTTTGATCCAACTACTATGGGTACTGTTCCAAATGTTGGTTTAATGGCTAAAAAAGCAGAAGAATATGGTTCTCATGACAAAACTTTCCAAATTGCATCAAACGGTACCGTAGAAGTAGTTGACGCAAACGGAACTGTGTTAATTTCTCACAATGTAGAAGAAGGAGATATTTGGAGAATGTGTCAAACTAAAGATGCCCCAATTCAAGATTGGGTAAAATTAGCTGTTACACGTGCTAAAGCTACACAAACACCAGCTGTTTTTTGGTTAGATAAAAACAGAGCTCATGATGCTGAATTAATTAAAAAGGTAGAAGCTTATTTACCAAACCATGATACTTCAGGATTAGAAATTCATATCATGTCTGTTGCAGAGGCAACAGCATTCACTTTACAAAGAACAAAAGAAGGAAAAGATACTATTTCTGTAACAGGAAACGTACTACGAGACTACTTAACAGATTTGTTCCCTATTTTAGAATTAGGTACTTCTGCTAAAATGTTATCTATTGTACCATTAATGAATGGTGGAGGTTTATTTGAAACAGGTGCTGGAGGTTCTGCTCCAAAGCACGTTCAGCAATTCGTTAAAGAGAATCACTTACGTTGGGATTCTTTAGGTGAATTTTTAGCATTAGCTGTTTCTTTAGAGCATTTAAGTGAAACAAATAACAATCCTAAAGCAAAAGTTTTAGCGGATGCTTTAGATGAAGCTATTGAAACCTTGTTAGATAATAAAAAGTCACCTTCTCGTAAGGCTGGTGAATTAGACAATAGAGGGTCACATTTTTACCTAGCAATGTATTGGGCTCAACAATTAGCTAATCAAGATGCTGATGCAGAATTAAAAGCTCAATTTACTTCGGTTGCAGAAGCGTTTGAATCAAATGAAGCTACTATCGTAGAAGAGTTAAATAAAATTCAAGGAGATGCCGTTAATATTGGTGGATACTATGAACCAAAAGATGAATTAGCTGATGCTGCTATGCGTCCAAATACTACCTTAAACTCAATTTTAGCTAGTATTTAA